One part of the Eucalyptus grandis isolate ANBG69807.140 chromosome 10, ASM1654582v1, whole genome shotgun sequence genome encodes these proteins:
- the LOC120289213 gene encoding 18.1 kDa class I heat shock protein-like, producing the protein MSLIPSWFGGRRSNVLDPFSLDLWDPFKDFPFPSSALSASNFPQTFGENTAFVNTRIDWKETPEAHVFKVDLPGLKKEEVKVEIEDDRVLQISGERNVEKEDKNDTWHRVERSSGKFMRRFRVPENARMDQVKASMENGVLTVSVPKVEEKKPEVKAIEISG; encoded by the coding sequence ATGTCGCTCATCCCAAGCTGGTTCGGTGGCCGTCGCAGCAACGTCTTGGACCCTTTCTCCCTCGACCTCTGGGACCCCTTCAAGGACTTCCCTTTCCCTTCCTCAGCCCTCTCCGCCTCTAATTTCCCCCAGACGTTCGGGGAGAACACTGCCTTCGTGAACACGAGAATCGACTGGAAGGAGACCCCGGAAGCCCACGTGTTCAAGGTGGATCTCCCCGGGCTCAAGAAGGAGGAAGTCAAGGTGGAGATTGAGGACGATCGAGTGCTCCAGATAAGCGGCGAGAGGAACGTGGAGAAGGAGGACAAGAACGACACGTGGCACCGGGTGGAGAGAAGCAGCGGGAAGTTCATGAGGAGGTTCAGGGTGCCGGAGAACGCGAGGATGGATCAGGTGAAGGCGTCGATGGAGAACGGGGTGCTCACCGTCAGTGTTCCCaaggtggaggagaagaagcctGAGGTCAAGGCCATCGAGATCTCTGGTTGA
- the LOC120289214 gene encoding 18.1 kDa class I heat shock protein-like, translating into MSLIPSWFGGRRSNVFDPFSLDLWDPFKDFPFPSSSLSASNFPQTIRENTAFVNTRIDWKETPEAHVFKADLPGLKKEEVKVQIEDDRVLQISGERNVEKEDKNDTWHRVERSSGKFMRRFRLPENARMDQVKASMENGVLTVSVPKVEEKKPEVKAIEISS; encoded by the coding sequence ATGTCGCTCATCCCAAGCTGGTTCGGCGGCCGCCGCAGCAACGTCTTCGACCCTTTCTCCCTCGACCTCTGGGACCCCTTCAAGGACTTCCCTTtcccttcctcctccctctccgccTCTAATTTCCCTCAAACCATCCGAGAAAATACTGCTTTCGTGAACACGAGGATCGACTGGAAGGAGACCCCGGAAGCCCACGTGTTCAAGGCGGATCTCCCCGGGCTCAAGAAGGAGGAGGTCAAGGTGCAGATCGAGGACGATCGGGTGCTCCAGATAAGCGGCGAGAGGAACGTGGAGAAGGAGGACAAGAACGATACGTGGCACCGGGTGGAGAGGAGCAGCGGGAAATTCATGAGGAGGTTCAGGCTGCCGGAGAACGCGAGGATGGATCAGGTGAAGGCGTCGATGGAGAACGGGGTGCTCACCGTCAGCGTTCCCaaggtggaggagaagaagcctGAGGTCAAGGCCATCGAGATCTCCAGTTGA
- the LOC104422436 gene encoding UDP-glucose iridoid glucosyltransferase codes for MREMEERGQRSNGRLVLVPCPPQGHITPMLNLGSLLHSKGFSIVIAHTHFSHPHPSGFPNFTFASIPDFLPKDVLSSGDAAAITANLNTNCEGPLRQVLSDMMAQDGATESKISCVIYDSLMYCAEAAAYYVKLPSMALRTSSIGTQLIFSELPRLQKEGYFPPKDRSSKDPVPGAYPLRCKDLPLFTSDPEPMVQVIATALDIKTSSAILWNTVDCLEEQLSDQVQKQYHVPFFSLGPLHKVAPSLPTSILEEETDCLLWLDKQANDSVIYVSLGSLASMDEREFAETAWGLANSGQPFLWVVRPGSVRGSEWIELLPEGFEEAIQETGCVIRWAPQKDVLAHRAVGGFWTHCGWNSTLESISEGVPMICQPCLFDQNVNARYLCHVWRVGLELEGDLDQKEIEQAVRRLMVGEEGKEMRLRAAALKDQIKLSIRKGGSSHTAIEELVNLIISLSSDDDH; via the exons ATGAGAGAAATGGAGGAACGAGGGCAGAGAAGCAATGGTAGATTGGTGCTAGTCCCCTGCCCCCCTCAAGGACACATAACCCCGATGCTCAATTTGGGATCCCTCCTGCATTCCAAGGGCTTCTCTATTGTAATAGCTCACACTCACTTCAGTCATCCCCATCCATCTGGTTTCCCCAATTTTACCTTTGCTTCTATTCCCGACTTCTTACCGAAGGATGTCCTCTCCTCGGGGGATGCTGCAGCTATTACAGCAAATCTCAACACCAACTGTGAAGGACCTCTCCGCCAAGTATTGTCAGATATGATGGCACAGGATGGAGCAACCGAGAGTAAAATCTCTTGCGTGATTTATGATTCGCTGATGTATTGTGCAGAAGCCGCAGCTTATTATGTGAAACTTCCTAGCATGGCTTTGCGCACTAGTAGTATCGGCACACAGCTGATTTTCTCTGAATTGCCTCGGCTCCAAAAGGAAGGTTATTTTCCCCCGAAAG ATCGTTCGTCGAAAGATCCAGTTCCAGGCGCTTATCCCTTGAGATGCAAGGACTTGCCTCTTTTTACAAGCGATCCAGAACCAATGGTGCAGGTAATAGCTACGGCACTCGATATAAAGACATCTTCAGCCATTCTTTGGAACACAGTGGACTGCCTGGAGGAACAGTTATCAGACCAAGTCCAGAAACAATACCATGTGCCATTTTTCTCACTAGGCCCGTTGCACAAAGTTGCTCCAAGTTTACCAACCAGCATATTGGAGGAAGAAACCGATTGCCTGTTGTGGCTTGATAAGCAAGCTAATGATTCGGTCATATATGTGAGCTTAGGAAGCTTGGCTTCGATGGATGAAAGAGAGTTTGCAGAGACAGCTTGGGGGCTGGCGAACAGCGGCCAGCCATTTTTGTGGGTGGTCCGACCTGGCTCAGTCAGAGGCTCAGAGTGGATCGAGCTGTTGCCAGAAGGGTTCGAAGAAGCCATCCAAGAAACAGGCTGTGTCATAAGATGGGCTCCGCAGAAGGATGTTTTAGCACACCGTGCCGTGGGAGGCTTTTGGACCCATTGTGGATGGAACTCGACCTTGGAAAGCATTTCCGAAGGAGTCCCGATGATATGCCAACCGTGCTTGTTCGACCAGAATGTGAACGCGAGGTACCTGTGCCACGTTTGGAGGGTGGGATTGGAGTTGGAGGGTGATCTAGACCAGAAAGAGATAGAGCAAGCTGTGAGGAGGCTGATGGTTGGTGAGGAAGGGAAAGAGATGAGGCTGAGAGCTGCGGCTCTCAAAGACCAAATCAAGTTGAGCATCAGAAAAGGTGGTTCTTCGCACACCGCAATAGAGGAACTAGTGAATTTGATCATTTCTCTCTCATCTGATGATGATCACTAG
- the LOC104431659 gene encoding 18.1 kDa class I heat shock protein-like, with translation MSLIPSWFGGRRSNVFDPFSLDLWDPFKDFPFPSSSLSASNFPQTVRENTAFVNTRIDWRETPEAHVFKADLPGLKKEEVKVEIEDDRVLQISGERNVEKEDKNDTWHRVERSSGKFMRRFRLPENARMDQVKASMENGVLTITVPKVEEKKPEVKAIEISG, from the coding sequence ATGTCGCTCATCCCAAGCTGGTTCGGCGGCCGCCGCAGCAACGTCTTCGACCCTTTCTCCCTCGACCTCTGGGACCCCTTCAAGGACTTCCCTTtcccttcctcctccctctccgccTCTAATTTCCCTCAAACTGTCCGGGAAAATACTGCTTTTGTGAACACGAGGATCGACTGGAGGGAGACCCCGGAGGCCCACGTGTTCAAGGCGGATCTCCCCGGGCTCAAGAAGGAGGAAGTCAAGGTGGAGATCGAGGACGATCGGGTGCTCCAGATAAGCGGCGAGAGGAACGTGGAGAAGGAGGACAAGAACGACACGTGGCACCGGGTGGAGAGGAGCAGCGGGAAATTCATGAGGAGGTTCAGGCTGCCGGAGAACGCGAGGATGGATCAGGTGAAGGCCTCGATGGAGAATGGGGTGCTCACCATCACTGTTCCCaaggtggaggagaagaagcctGAGGTCAAGGCCATCGAGATCTCCGGTTGA
- the LOC104422428 gene encoding 18.1 kDa class I heat shock protein, producing MSLIPSWFGGRRSNVFDPFSLDLWDPFKDFPFPSSSLSASNFPQTIRENTAFVNTRIDWRETPEAHVFKADLPGLKKEEVKVEIEEDRVLQISGERNVEKEDKNDTWHRVERSSGKFMRRFRLPENARMDQVKASMENGVLTVTVPKVEEKKPEVKAIEISG from the coding sequence ATGTCGCTCATCCCAAGCTGGTTCGGCGGCCGCCGCAGCAACGTCTTCGACCCTTTCTCCCTCGACCTCTGGGACCCCTTCAAGGACTTCCCTTtcccttcctcctccctctccgccTCTAATTTCCCTCAAACCATCCGAGAAAATACTGCTTTTGTGAACACGAGGATCGACTGGAGGGAGACCCCGGAGGCCCACGTGTTTAAGGCGGATCTCCCAGGGCTCAAGAAGGAGGAAGTCAAGGTGGAGATCGAGGAAGATCGGGTGCTCCAGATAAGCGGCGAGAGGAACGTGGAGAAGGAGGACAAGAACGACACCTGGCACCGGGTGGAGAGGAGCAGCGGGAAGTTCATGAGGAGGTTCAGGCTGCCGGAGAACGCGAGGATGGATCAGGTGAAGGCGTCGATGGAGAACGGGGTGCTCACCGTGACTGTTCCCaaggtggaggagaagaagcctGAGGTCAAGGCCATCGAGATCTCCGGTTGA